GttagaaaaatttctattatttacaaACAAATTAACCATATACaaacaattaacaaatttttgttaaaatttaggATTGCAAAGCTATGCTGTGGGATTTAAATGATGGAAAACATCTGCATACTCTAGATCATAATGATATCATAACAGCTTTGTGCTTTAGTCCTAATCGCTACTGGCTGTGTGCTGCATTTGGACCATGGATCAAGATATGGGATCTTGAAACCAAAGAAATGGTTGAGGAATTAAAACCTGAAGTAGTATCTGCGACAAGTAAAGCAGAACCTCCTCATTGTTTATCTTTAGCGTGGTCTACTGATGGACAAACACTGTTTGCTGGGTATTCTGACAATACTATTCGCGTTTGGCAGGTTTCTGTATCTAGCCATTAAGTACTTtgtataaaagtgaaataataaaaaaaaaaagagtgaaattgtatttatttatttacataaagaTTTTTGCTATATAATTAGATCTAtttgttttcattattttcagactttttaattttttcttcaaatttttcaaattctttcttAGCTATTTGATCAGTTTCATCTTCTACTTGCACTACTCCAAGAACTTCTGGGATGTAAAATTGCATCATGTTTTGGACTCCATTTCTTAAAGTAACCACAGAACTCGGACAACTTGTACAAGAACcttgcatttttaattttactatacCTTCTTCGAAACCCTAGAATTAGATgtatgcaaaattaattaatataaatgtattggTTTAATAACTGATTTCGACATAATAAACGTACCATGAATACAATATCACCTCCATCTTCCTGTACCGTTGGTCGTATGCGCGTGTCTAATAATTCTTTTATCATTTGTACTATTTCGCTGTCATCATCACTgtctataaaaaataaaaaatgatgtacaaatatttaatatgtaatagttgtatatttaattataatgctatctaaaaaaaaaattatacaaaaattagtcAAATAGAAAGAACTTAACGAGCAATTGTTGCAGGCTGGTCATCATTTAAAACAGGTAAACCAGATGCAAAAAAATCCATAATAACTGCAAATATTTCTGGTTTCAATAATTTCCATTCAACATCTTCATCTATTTTTGTTACTGTAATAAAGTCAGGTCCAAAAAATACAGATTTAACACCTTCAATACGAAATATCATTTTTGCAAGAGGTGAACAGTATGCATCAGAAACATGCGGAAAATCTTTAGTTTGACCTGGCTGAAGCACTTCAACACCGGGTATAAACTTTAAACTATTGGGATTTGGTGTATCTTGTGTTTGAATAAACATTTGACGTTTTTGTATAACATTAAAGTTTGGTATGGAAGTAGAAAAACATGGTCTTTGCAAGcgattattataatttgtatacatacgtaaggtataattgtttatttttctgtaatataataatattataattaaactttGTATAGAATAAACGCATTTATATTTActtggttgtattttatatagaGTTACATCAAATTTTGTCAGCTTACTTTAAAGGTTGAAATGTTACACAGGATCTACATGTTAAACGTCGAGTTATGCATAACATATTGGTCAAAATTTTATCCATCATtcccttattatttttatgcttACAAAATTATGCATCGATTTAACTTCAAAGTTACATATgcaataattgtaaatatatcaTTATGCAGGATCATTCGAGGAAGGTCTAACCTTGAAATAAACTAGCGAAAATAGCAACAATACCTCATATACAAATGTATCTAATTAAAACCATAGACGTATTATATGTAGAAAGCGTTTTTAGTCAAAGATAGTGATTAAAGTGGACATTTATGTTCCTTTACTTGCTTATTTTATACGCAACATAAAGATCTTTTCCTTTTGACTACTTATCAGACAGAGATAGAATAATAAACGTCAGAGGCAGTGATGAGATATTAATGCAGGAGCGTATTTATTTAGCAGCGCCACTAGATGGCGTAGTGTTGTTGGCGGGAAAGCAGCGAAAAAGCAGTCGTTATGAAAGCGAGACCAGGATAAAATACTGATAAGGTTTTAGCAATTTTTCTTACCCTAGCAACAAATGTTGGTACTTTTTTATTGATTCTGtcaaataaaatactttacttttatattatatattttgcttaaaGTTATTTTAATACCCTTTTAGTGAATGATATAGTATATGAATATAATCTAATCTTACCCAATGTTCCGTACGACGATACATCTGGGTGAGgatttcgaaagtttatttatgaTCGGTCCGTTAGGCAGCCGTTTTTGAGTTAGAATATTTCGGGTTTTTTCTAGTTGTTAATTTTACTACATGTCTTGCCATAAATTTAGAGTTAATTTTCGCTTCATCCTCAACGGTCACTTTCCGATCATAAACACGGTTTTTTCCGAAGGGTACTTTAGAAACGGTCACGCACGGACTTAATGGGAACTTATGGTCGCCAAATGTACCTAGAAGAAAAAATCGCGGCATTGCCGGACGTTCGGGGTCCTCCCGCCAACTCACCGGATTCCCCACCCTTCCTAGACGAAGACGCTCTAAGGGAGCTATGAAGGGTGGGCCCAATCCCAAAGGATACGCTGATTGAAATTTCCTAAAAAAGGCGAAAAACCAATCAGCGTACGACCTCTGACTCCATCGTCAACGTGGGAGTCAAGACGACAGCGAGTCGTCTGATTCACTTACGCATTATTGAGAGAAACATCTCACCGATTCGCTCTTCAATCGTTGCAAACATTACAAACCTCCAACAGTCGGGAGAACTTGAAACCTTGCTTTTAATATTAAGTGTTAGAAGCAAATCGCGTtgcgatatttttttttaacatcaATTTTTATCGTGACGTAGTAGCGATACATTCGGCACGCTACACCCAAtctatacattcatatttcacaactaaattataagaattttttaaaaataatggagGGTGATTAAGGTACCccattttattgaaacttgtaTTTTACTGAGACTAAAATTGCCGCTCATGCGCGAAAAAACCCAGACAATATCTCATTACTGGTCAGAGGCAAAGAGTAGGCAATTCTTTGGTCTAGTAACAATATGTCTGTATAACGTGTAACGTATATTGTTACCATCCTGAATATAGTTAATGTAGTATGGCGACCAGGCCGTGGGAATATTTGCAGCACgccttttattttgttatatcaaTGGTCAAAAATTAGGAGCAAAAGTCAAACCATCTGAGTGTTCGTTCATGTACAATAGACAAAACTTATATTGTTAAAGCCACTCAACGTGGGTATTTATGCTAGGAaaagtttgggaatctagagaataaACATAGCTTCACTTCGAAATTCTTTAAGGATTAATTTATTAGGGACCGTATCAAATTCGCTGTTTTCGACTAACTCACGTACGGTTCTTGAAAGCTTCGAAATCTTCTACAAATATTCCCGTCGTCAATTTCTCGAGGGTTGAATTTTCGCTATGTCACGTCCTCAATAAAGAAcacttttttaaaaaagaaatgatttGCCGTTGATAGTTCgtcaacgacaaatactacttttttttattcacagttatacaaataaattttgggTAAACACTCCTAAACACAAATACTTAACTACCACTGGTCAGTAAATAATCGGTGAACAGTTCGTTTcgcgtatattattattatcgcgCCGCTGCGCGTTTTGTATATTCCTAATATGCTGATTCCCCGCGTTTGAGGAATCCGCATTATCAGCGTCTGTGACAGCTAGTACAAGGATTTGTTGTTTTCCGTTTTCTCTAGGTCTCATGTTTTCTCTAAGCACATGTGCTCTGTTACGTTCCCGCGTCTTGGCGGAGTGCCTCCACCACCACGCGGCTGAGGGTGGACCACAGCCGCGAGAAGGGGCCTACATTGGACGGGGTGGACTCCTCCACCATTGGACAAGGGATGATCCTGAGGGAGGATCCAGGATCCAGCAAGGAAGGGGCATCGGTCCGCATCACCCGAAGATCTCCTCCGCCAAGCGCAAAATGATCAATGTTGCATAAGCAGTAATTGATTACACAAAATTCaattgttttgcaataaaaattaaaattttgctgaaaaataatttaatagataTGTTATAGATATTAATCAGATTATTGGGAGACTTGATATGCTAATGATATAAGAGGGTATAAGTCTAGgttaattaatttcaagtttattaaCGATGATAtgtttttttagaaatatttttaaaaggtgAATAGCTACTTTGGAAGAGTTATGtgtagaatataaaatatgtgaagGAGCACAGTTTATCCATTCTTTGATTCAGTTTTACCAGCAATTTTTTTTGCCACTCAATACAAAAAAGGACAAACGATatagtttttataatttgatcGAGCGGCAGAATTTTGTAGAGAATGGAGATGGTTAGTTTTTGAATGACGTGCTTTAAAAAAGCTGTAATTCGAACAACCGCAAAGAAAGTAATTgaagttattttttataattttttcactTAATAGTAATTATAAACCGGTCAATGCGTAAATAAATTACGTATATTGAAATATGGAAACATTCAGATTTATTACAGTTATAAGCAGAAAACTGCAATTTTTATGACTTTTAATCGCATTTGTAATTTATAGTACGATTTTGTTCATTTCAACATATCCACAGTGTATCTTCTGAGACGCTAATTCGTTTTAAAACCTTGTTTAATACAGCATTTGTTTGTTATAACTTGAATTTATCAGAGATGCTTTATAAATGATCATTAGAGACCCTTACAATAAACTTGTAACAagttaccattattattattattcgcgATACtgctaattaatattttttaaaaaaagctGCAACGCTAAGATGGCAGTGTTGGGCAGTTCtagcgcatgcgcagtaagccGACTGCCGACTGGCCACCACCGACTGCCTAGCATTTTTCCACGGTGAACGAAGTACAGAGTGAATGCGCAGACGTCAAAAGTTTTTTAAAGTTCAAatctgtttaaatttttaacgaatGATAATTAAATAGGAATAACTTTTTTTagagtttgtttatttattataattttatcgaatttttagCTGAACATGAACAACTGCGGTCAAATTCTTTACAACAAGGTTCGAAACTTGCATTCGGACCTTTCTAGCATTGTAACACCAGAAATATTAGAACAAGTATACAATGAAAATTTAGTACATCCGTTTCTGAAATGGTTTTGTGATAATGTGTATCACTTCAATATTGTTTCAAACGAAAATATTCAACtgtaagaaatttttatcattatttaCTTACTTTACAGTTTATCTCCGAAAATAGcgagatttttattatactaataatatttgtttaaatgttttttataattaatttaatattttcaacattttttataacttttagTGAATTTCTAGATTAATTAATCACTCACCGATTTTACTAATTGTGAAATATGTTGTAGAATTTGCTATTTTGAACAGCTTATTTTtgagatattagcaaaaaaaTGACTTGAACAATACAACAAATTCTAAGTATTCATGGcagcatatgtatatatatttctttgctATGTTTGTGAGCAATATGGCTATCAGTAACCATACACATACCAGTTTagctttaaaattatttcaattcaatataatttttaattatagttaGTGTGGTCAACTATCTAGTGATGACAAGGATAGTAGACTATTCTTCTATATAGAAACGTATGATGGTTTCAGTGTCTTTTATTGAAACCATAATTAGATCTACTTATAGAATACAATTGAAGACACATttctattaaagaaaatataaagaaagggtaaaaaattatattttatgtataacgTGTAAACCCAATAATTTATCATAATATATGACAACTAATGCTGAAAGCATACTCTATAGATAAGATGACTAACAGTATTAAAACAGCATTtttaataactattattataaatttataaaattatcttcaaAACTAGACATTTTTTTGCGAAAACTATGAGTAttccaaaatatattttacagatTTGTATTTAGCACATAAAACAACTATGATTGAAAGTTacaaaactaaaattattaacaattttttaagtataCGATTTTCATGACCACTGCTGTATGTAGGAGCGATGATTTCATACACTGCACAAACTAAAAGAATACAACAGTTTCATTATAAGAAAATGATTttcaaaatgtggaattttataacataattcaaaataattaaaatcgatGGTGGGAAGATTATTccacaaattcatcaaatttttttataaatttaaaataaatacaatttgtttgattttttattttcatgtatttttatgtacattttagAAAAAGTAGACTACAAGAAACAAACGAATGGTTAGAAAGTACTGAGTTAGATAATGCATTAAAGGAACTTACTACAAGCTGTCCTGATTTATTAAAAACTACTTCTTTCGATACTGTAGATATAGACGGATTGTTTACAGAACTTGAAAtagttaataatttgtataaagaaGATGAAACTTATATTTATACCTTGCAAaatggaattgagaatttaaagtaactttattattatacacatatatatattttttttttaatttattcaatgTTGTTATACACAAGTAAAATGttattgtagaaatttagatttgAGATTAGATGAGGATCTGGAAAATGAAGAATCTCTTTTAGATAAAGAATGTATTGAACTACACAAGGCATATAAAGAATGTTCTGCAATTGtgcaaaaatttgatgaaaataatCACAAATTCTTTAAAGAAGTTGAATGTCTATTAAATGTATATACAGATGCTTCTGAAAATGTAAGTAACTTTAATTGATTTTCTCTCATTCattctaatattaatattgtatttctAGAAAGGTGCATTGCTGTTATGGACTCAGATGCCATTAAAGctttttattaagaaaatagaattatataatcattatttaaatgtttacatAGAACAGCAATTTAAAGATGTacacgaagaaaaagaaacaactGATTCCAATTATGTTTCCTTAATTAATAATAGCAAAGAAAAATGCATAGATAATGAAAGATTGCTTGAACTGTTAGTTTGTAAAAAaaggtaatttaattatttaattatttatttaattgagtAATGAATATTCCATTTTGTAGCTTAACTAAAGCaaaagtaaaagaaattttagCTAAAGTACAGAAAGATTCATATATAGCAATGTTAAATCacgtacaaaatatatataatttgggaaatttaaaagcaCCAAGTCATTATGAATTGAGGTATGTACAACTtggttaaatataaattattcctggaaatacataaaataaatgtcattgtatattaaaattagaacagaaatttcaaaattaattaaaaagagaGATTTCTTAGAAGAAAATGTTTCTGTGTTACAAGAGCATCAATTGACAGAAATAGTACAACAGTTTACAGAGCAAGAAATAACTAAACTATTAAAACAAAATGCTGATACGAGGCTTGAAAAAACAAAACTACAATTAGAAaagcataaaaatttattatgtgtTGCACGAGAACATGGTCATGTTTACACAGATTTATTATGCATGTTAATGCAAATGCAATTTCACCGTTTGAAAAATGTCTCAGAATTTATAATTGATGCTTACCATTATCTAAAAACCGAATATAAATTGTCATCTACAAGAATTGtacgtaataaaaataaactccattaattattatgtttcataattaaaatttttttatttctgtatatATAGGAAAGTATGCAACAACAACAAAGTGACTATTCTAAAACTATGACATCATCTCCAGAGGAACATAAttcatttaatcaattttttgtttCGATGATATGTAATGGTGATATCACATGTCCACTAAATTTTGCATTACATAGATATAACAAAGTCatagataaaaataaagaaaaaaagcaattaattctaaaacattatttaaattctAAGATTTACAAATTGGAAGCAttgtaagtgttatttaagtaaAAGTAAAATTAGGTGTCACTGAATGgtatgttaaaatattatgctaaaatacTAACATTTAGGGAAAATGAAGCAATTCTACAGTACATACATGAAGTTCAGAAGGGATGTACATATACGTTTAAACCAATTTCTTATGAAATTGAATCTTGTTACAGTGAAGCATCTGACAATTTAGAAAAGATACAAGccgatgtaataaaaataagaaatcaaATGAAAGAACGATTGGTaaagtagaaaattttattgacatatgtatatatatattttaataaatacctTTTCTTATGTAAATGAAACATTCTATTACAGAAAGCAGATGTAAGTTTTGTACGAGAAAGAAGTATTCTGTGGCAACGATTTTTAATTGATCCAGATAcattaaagaaaatatataaagaGACAGAAGTAACTGCTAATAAATCATGTTTtgcaaagatttaaaaataaatgagtatggatataatttaaaaataattaagaataaaatattacactattatttaatagaatagttatataaatattgatacaaaagaatataatatctattaaataaaatttgattaaaaaagaatataaaagtttgtatcaatatatacaattttaataaggtataaagatatattattatacaaataatgatgtagtaatatttataaaatataattcttatacaatgacaaacattgaattaaataaatgctACCGAGTATTTGAACTTTAAATTTCAAGACTAGTAATTTTTTGTATCAATTCAATGTTGCATAAGcagtaattaattatacaaaattcaattgttttacaataaaaattaaaattttgctgaaaaataatttaatagataTGTTATAGATATTAATCAGATTATTGGGAGACTTGATATGCTAATGATATAAGAGGGTATAAGTCTAGgttaattaatttcaagtttattaaCGATGATAtgtttttttagaaatatttttaaaaggtgAATAGCTACTTTGGAAGAGTTATGtgtagaatataaaatatgtgaagGAGCACAGTTTATCCATTCTTTGATTCAGTTTTACCAGCAATTTTTTTTGCCACTCAATACAAAAAAGGACAAACGATatagtttttataatttgatcGAGCGGCAGAATTTTGTAGAGAATGGAGATGGTTAGTTTTTGAATGACGTGCTTTAAAAAAGCTGTAATTCGAACAACCGCAAAGAAAGTAATTGAagttatttttaaccgacttcgaaaaaggaggaggttactcagtttgatcagtatttttttttttttttttttttctatgtatgttcgccgattacgcctagctggatggaccggtCGGagtgaaaccttttgcatctggtaggttctgactccccattggtaccattatcaaaaaatttttcattttttaattgccaagtgttgttattgcaaaacagccggcaacttttgaaataaacttttctcgattttagtgctcTTTtgatatcttatcacggacatgattctgaacaattttgttcatatacaaatttcgcggaaagcttttgttttcgagatattagcgaaaaattgttattaacttttgaaatcaacttcgaacgattttaatgtccttcgaatatgttgttaggggcgtggttctggacaactttttcctcttgcataattgacggaaagcttttgttttcgtgatattagcgaaaaactattgttattaatattagtggaacgctcCGTGCTATGCAcgagaaagacaagaaagggcaattacaatgcactgtaccaaaacattaactaagctttaccgctctgacacgcgacttatacagcaagatgagttcacgttgacgttggtgtattaaaaatgcatcaatttgatttgttagaaaatttgttgcgcaggatctgctattattttacggatactttgacccttgcgcagtcctaaaccgtaagagatacacatgcgcaggaaatttttgcaaagaaagttaacaaagaacaaatggatgaagaaccctcaatcatgatgtaattagtttgtacttgtccctgaaagagtgtcccttatttttttttctatgcatgttcgccggttttttcctaggtgggtggtccgatcggaacaaagcctttcgcatcttgtagagtctgactccccattggtacgattaccaaaatttttttcattttttagttgcaaaggattattgttgcaaacaaaattgaaaaacgaatatccatgttgtcttttacttaattatgctcatggcatttacgcagacaaaaaaaaaagcccggaagaactgtttcacagtatcctatacaattctccccattctactaaaaagcgtgaaataaaataattttaagaaaaaaaatacaccgacttcgaaatgcactaaaaagtataaaataatttctatttcattcaatcgtacaattacttcacagatatgaatgaaacctatttactcgttaggtagtatattaaatacatttcaacctttttggaggcggcgcaaaattaaaaatacctcagtaaacgttgctgccaataaccagttgattgtggtatagcgtattggaaattaataaatcctgagaaagaatacgaaccattatagatatctggtaatatacgtaaatgtaacgactgcatcttcatttcgcaacgtttctgatataaatgaaattgaatcgacttcgttcgcgtgtggaagccatggatctaagaacttataaacggagcccacgtcgcgggaattaccaaatttgcggcagatgggctctatctttatagaatatgcggcgatcgagtctttccgtcgcatactctatgaatccaGATAGACCATAGTTGCATTCTATAcacattaacacctacttcgcagcgtgctgtcgagttatatgtatagaaaatgatgtatttaatatactacctaacgagtaaataggttccattcatatctgttacgtaattgtatgattgaatgaaatagaaattacttcattaagaaatagaaattattttatgctttttagtgcatttcgaagtcggcgtattttttttcttaaaattattttatttcacgctttttagtggaatggggagaattgtataggatactgcgatacagttcttccgggctttttttttgtctgcgtaaatgccatgaacataattaagtataacgtattagaaggacattaaaatcgtccaaagttgatttcaacaatttccaacaatttttcgctaatatctcgaaaactaaagctttccgcgaaatttgtatatgaacaaaattgttcagaatcatgtccgtgataagatattaaaagcacactaaaatcgagaaaagtttatttcaaaagttgccggtttttttgcaataacaatactttgcaattaaaaaatgaaaaatattttgataatggtaccaatggggagtcagaacctaccagatgcaaaaggtttcgtttcgatcgatctacccagctaggcgtaatcggtgaacatacataggaaaaaaaaaaaaatatactgatcgaattgagtaacctcctcctacCGCCCAGGTAGCGGTGATTTGTTTTCTCGTCCTGACGaccctttttcgcagtctttccagcaGATCCACGTAATAGAGGGTGTTAACTGTCTGTCcttcaggaagaaattctttatggactgtttgacggactgttttgctggttgGTGGCCGCCCAGAGCATTGATCATCGTGAACCTCttcccgccc
Above is a window of Megachile rotundata isolate GNS110a chromosome 1, iyMegRotu1, whole genome shotgun sequence DNA encoding:
- the LOC100882947 gene encoding uncharacterized protein LOC100882947 isoform X3, giving the protein MRRRQKFFKLNMNNCGQILYNKVRNLHSDLSSIVTPEILEQVYNENLVHPFLKWFCDNVYHFNIVSNENIQLNLDLRLDEDLENEESLLDKECIELHKAYKECSAIVQKFDENNHKFFKEVECLLNVYTDASENKGALLLWTQMPLKLFIKKIELYNHYLNVYIEQQFKDVHEEKETTDSNYVSLINNSKEKCIDNERLLELLVCKKSLTKAKVKEILAKVQKDSYIAMLNHVQNIYNLGNLKAPSHYELRTEISKLIKKRDFLEENVSVLQEHQLTEIVQQFTEQEITKLLKQNADTRLEKTKLQLEKHKNLLCVAREHGHVYTDLLCMLMQMQFHRLKNVSEFIIDAYHYLKTEYKLSSTRIESMQQQQSDYSKTMTSSPEEHNSFNQFFVSMICNGDITCPLNFALHRYNKVIDKNKEKKQLILKHYLNSKIYKLEALENEAILQYIHEVQKGCTYTFKPISYEIESCYSEASDNLEKIQADVIKIRNQMKERLKADVSFVRERSILWQRFLIDPDTLKKIYKETEVTANKSCFAKI
- the LOC100882947 gene encoding HAUS augmin-like complex subunit 3 isoform X2; its protein translation is MRRRQKFFKLNMNNCGQILYNKVRNLHSDLSSIVTPEILEQVYNENLVHPFLKWFCDNVYHFNIVSNENIQLKSRLQETNEWLESTELDNALKELTTSCPDLLKTTSFDTVDIDGLFTELEIVNNLYKEDETYIYTLQNGIENLKNLDLRLDEDLENEESLLDKECIELHKAYKECSAIVQKFDENNHKFFKEVECLLNVYTDASENKGALLLWTQMPLKLFIKKIELYNHYLNVYIEQQFKDVHEEKETTDSNYVSLINNSKEKCIDNERLLELLTKAKVKEILAKVQKDSYIAMLNHVQNIYNLGNLKAPSHYELRTEISKLIKKRDFLEENVSVLQEHQLTEIVQQFTEQEITKLLKQNADTRLEKTKLQLEKHKNLLCVAREHGHVYTDLLCMLMQMQFHRLKNVSEFIIDAYHYLKTEYKLSSTRIESMQQQQSDYSKTMTSSPEEHNSFNQFFVSMICNGDITCPLNFALHRYNKVIDKNKEKKQLILKHYLNSKIYKLEALENEAILQYIHEVQKGCTYTFKPISYEIESCYSEASDNLEKIQADVIKIRNQMKERLKADVSFVRERSILWQRFLIDPDTLKKIYKETEVTANKSCFAKI
- the LOC100883056 gene encoding NFU1 iron-sulfur cluster scaffold homolog, mitochondrial, with product MMDKILTNMLCITRRLTCRSCVTFQPLKKINNYTLRMYTNYNNRLQRPCFSTSIPNFNVIQKRQMFIQTQDTPNPNSLKFIPGVEVLQPGQTKDFPHVSDAYCSPLAKMIFRIEGVKSVFFGPDFITVTKIDEDVEWKLLKPEIFAVIMDFFASGLPVLNDDQPATIAHSDDDSEIVQMIKELLDTRIRPTVQEDGGDIVFMGFEEGIVKLKMQGSCTSCPSSVVTLRNGVQNMMQFYIPEVLGVVQVEDETDQIAKKEFEKFEEKIKKSENNENK
- the LOC100882947 gene encoding augmin complex subunit dgt3 isoform X1, producing MRRRQKFFKLNMNNCGQILYNKVRNLHSDLSSIVTPEILEQVYNENLVHPFLKWFCDNVYHFNIVSNENIQLKSRLQETNEWLESTELDNALKELTTSCPDLLKTTSFDTVDIDGLFTELEIVNNLYKEDETYIYTLQNGIENLKNLDLRLDEDLENEESLLDKECIELHKAYKECSAIVQKFDENNHKFFKEVECLLNVYTDASENKGALLLWTQMPLKLFIKKIELYNHYLNVYIEQQFKDVHEEKETTDSNYVSLINNSKEKCIDNERLLELLVCKKSLTKAKVKEILAKVQKDSYIAMLNHVQNIYNLGNLKAPSHYELRTEISKLIKKRDFLEENVSVLQEHQLTEIVQQFTEQEITKLLKQNADTRLEKTKLQLEKHKNLLCVAREHGHVYTDLLCMLMQMQFHRLKNVSEFIIDAYHYLKTEYKLSSTRIESMQQQQSDYSKTMTSSPEEHNSFNQFFVSMICNGDITCPLNFALHRYNKVIDKNKEKKQLILKHYLNSKIYKLEALENEAILQYIHEVQKGCTYTFKPISYEIESCYSEASDNLEKIQADVIKIRNQMKERLKADVSFVRERSILWQRFLIDPDTLKKIYKETEVTANKSCFAKI